The Anaeromyxobacter diazotrophicus nucleotide sequence TCTGGCGCGGGTGGGCGATGACGTCCATCTCGCCCTTGTCGAGGAAGACGCCGCCGCAGGCGAAGCAGGTGTCGACGTCGAGGTTCCCGTAGCGGACCTCCTGCATCTTCATGCCGCACTTCGGGCAGTGCATGTAGTGCAGCTCGCGCATGGCCGCGGCCTGCTCGCCGGCGACCTGCTTCTTCATCTCGAGGGCGATGCGCCGCTTCTTCTCGGCGTCCTCGCGGACGAAGTACTCGTCCTCCGTGCTGGAGGGCTTCGGGACTCCCTTGTCGGTCATGGTCACTCCTTCAAAGCGTCGATCGCGCTCCGCGCAGCCGCGGCGTCGCGGCCCTTGGGGTGGGCGGCGAGGTAGCGCTGGTAGTACGTCACCGCGTCCGCCCTGCGGCCTTCATAACGGTACGTCTCGGCGAGGCCCATGAGCGCGTCCGGATGCGTCGGCTCGGCGCGGAGCGCCTCCTCGAAGCTCGACTCGGCGGGCCGGTACTGCGAGAGGTCCAGGTAGCACAGTCCACGCCCCGCCAGGGCCTCGGCGTTGGCGGGCGACGCCGCGAGGACGCGCCCATAGACGTCGAGCGCCTCTTGCGAGCGGCCGCGGTCGCGGAGCCGCCGCCCCTCGGCGACCAGCGCCGCGGGGCCGGAGGGCTTCTCGGAGGCGGCCGCGCGCCGGGGGGGCTTGGCGGGCGTGGGAGGCGTTGGGGAGGCGGCGGGGGCAGCGCTCGCGGGGGAGCTGCTCGTGGGGCTGCTGCCCCCTCGCCCTGCCCTCTCCACCGGGGGGGGAGCGGGTTGATCCTCGCCCGGCGCCTTCGGAGGCGCGGGCGGAGCGGGAGTCGGAGTCGCCGCCGGTGCCGGTGCCGGTGCCGGGGTCGGGGTCGGGGTCGGGGCCGTGGTCGGGCTGGCCGCCGAGCCGGCCCCCGCCCCCTCTCCCTCTACCCGGGGAGCGGGGAGCGGGGTCGGAGTCGTGTTCGTGGTGGGGACCGGGGCCGGGGCCGGGCTGGGCGCCGGAGTCGTAGCCGCGGTGGAGGTCGGGGCCGAGGTCGAGGTCGCC carries:
- a CDS encoding zinc-ribbon domain-containing protein, which translates into the protein MDVRCERCRAEYVIADEEVGDDGLALRCAGCGHVFRVKRKAFVVTVPLKPGEVAEAAPVSTAELERRRREAEALAQAGSGEGPVVAGELAPVAEDRWEAPGQGRAAGDEPAWAAPGGLPSAPERPERPRERERSSVWPKLAFLAVVLAAGAAVVLLRPQWVGLAPVVVPPGERAPSASGQATSTSAPTSTAATTPAPSPAPAPVPTTNTTPTPLPAPRVEGEGAGAGSAASPTTAPTPTPTPAPAPAPAATPTPAPPAPPKAPGEDQPAPPPVERAGRGGSSPTSSSPASAAPAASPTPPTPAKPPRRAAASEKPSGPAALVAEGRRLRDRGRSQEALDVYGRVLAASPANAEALAGRGLCYLDLSQYRPAESSFEEALRAEPTHPDALMGLAETYRYEGRRADAVTYYQRYLAAHPKGRDAAAARSAIDALKE
- a CDS encoding TFIIB-type zinc ribbon-containing protein; this translates as MTDKGVPKPSSTEDEYFVREDAEKKRRIALEMKKQVAGEQAAAMRELHYMHCPKCGMKMQEVRYGNLDVDTCFACGGVFLDKGEMDVIAHPRQKGIMAAILNWFKDETQHPVK